One Corynebacterium appendicis CIP 107643 DNA window includes the following coding sequences:
- a CDS encoding error-prone DNA polymerase produces the protein MDFRGGEGLSWSRLERVLSGRPGPVPVPVDHTREPARERIPLGRPTVPFAELHAVSTYSFLSDAGGASEPEELVARARELGLSALGVLDRDGFYGAVKFAEAAAEADMPTVFGAELSLIDAPPLPLIARGPEGYRRLSRLMARAHMAGGEKGVLCYPPLHEIAAELDGTCIALAGWRWADRIDDLIEFFGLDRAVREFEISMLPEDADRHAALRAHPEIPAIITAAPGAATRERARLAGAKRALGRRQAIASSYRDVHPMGANWLRSGEQLLAMAPDCADALEFTVELAEQCAFTLDLVVPQLPRFPTPDGHDEMSWLRKLVEERGRERYASRPDDVRERARAQIAHELRIIEQLGFPGYFLIVDDLVSFCRESNILCQGRGSAANSAVCFALGITNVDPISAGLLFERFLSPDRDGPPDIDIDIESGRREEVIQYAYATYGRENAAQVANVITYRTKGAVRDAARALGYPQGAADAWSKGIASPPERVVTLAAQLKGQPRHLGIHSGGMVICDRPIADVVPTEWARMEGRSVVQWDKDDCAAAGLVKFDLLGLGMLEALHHMIDLVRETTGREVHLWELDLADPSVYEMLCRADAVGVFQVESRAQMNTLPRLKPRRFFDLVVEVALIRPGPIQGGSVHPYLRRRDGLEPVDYEHPVLERSLGKTLGIPLFQEQLMQIAVDAAGFTGAEADSLRRAMGSKRSPAKMAALRQRFFDGCWATNRIDDATADRLWQKIVAFAAYGFPESHSQSFASLVYFSAWFKRYYPAEFCVGLLRAQPMGFYSPQSLIQDARRHGITVLPVDVNASGVEARCIDSGTIRVGLNLIKGLGAKAAERIETAQASATFTGIPDLSRRADLSVEHVEALARAGALDCFGVDRRQALWQAGVAATERDGMLPGLSAIGAPALPGMNSFELMAADIAATGVTPGFMPMEKLRGALRRANVVTAADLKRVPDGTRIRVAGVVTHRQAPRTAAGVTFLGMEDETGLTNIIIPKGLWNRQKILARTAKALIVRGIVQNASGAVSVLADKLEPLEMGEWLSRGSRDFR, from the coding sequence GTGGATTTCCGTGGTGGCGAAGGCTTGTCCTGGTCGCGGCTGGAGCGCGTACTCTCCGGCCGCCCCGGCCCCGTGCCCGTCCCCGTCGACCACACCCGCGAACCGGCCCGCGAGCGCATTCCGCTGGGCCGGCCGACCGTGCCGTTCGCCGAACTCCACGCCGTATCCACGTATAGCTTTCTGTCGGACGCCGGTGGTGCGAGTGAACCGGAAGAACTCGTCGCACGCGCGCGAGAACTCGGCCTTTCCGCTCTCGGAGTGCTGGACAGGGATGGTTTTTACGGCGCGGTCAAATTCGCCGAAGCGGCCGCCGAAGCTGATATGCCCACCGTCTTCGGCGCGGAGCTTTCGCTTATCGACGCCCCGCCCCTTCCTCTCATCGCCCGCGGCCCCGAGGGGTACCGCCGCTTGTCCCGGCTCATGGCCCGTGCACACATGGCGGGAGGGGAGAAGGGCGTGCTGTGCTACCCGCCGCTGCACGAAATTGCCGCGGAATTGGACGGCACCTGCATTGCCCTTGCTGGGTGGCGCTGGGCTGACCGCATCGATGATCTGATCGAATTCTTTGGACTAGACCGAGCGGTCAGGGAATTCGAGATTTCCATGCTCCCGGAAGACGCTGACCGCCACGCCGCTCTGCGCGCCCATCCCGAGATCCCGGCCATCATTACTGCTGCTCCCGGTGCGGCCACACGGGAGCGGGCGAGGTTGGCGGGGGCGAAGAGGGCATTGGGGCGTCGTCAAGCGATTGCTTCTTCGTACCGCGACGTGCACCCGATGGGCGCGAACTGGCTGCGCTCCGGCGAGCAGCTCCTGGCCATGGCCCCCGACTGCGCCGATGCCCTCGAATTCACCGTTGAACTGGCGGAACAATGCGCTTTCACCCTCGACCTCGTCGTGCCGCAGTTGCCGCGGTTTCCCACCCCCGACGGCCACGACGAGATGAGCTGGTTGCGGAAACTCGTGGAAGAGCGCGGCCGCGAACGCTACGCCTCCCGCCCTGACGACGTGCGCGAACGCGCCCGCGCGCAGATCGCCCACGAGCTCCGCATCATCGAGCAACTCGGCTTTCCCGGTTATTTCCTGATCGTCGACGACCTCGTCTCGTTTTGCCGCGAGTCCAATATTTTGTGCCAAGGCCGCGGATCCGCCGCGAATTCCGCCGTGTGTTTCGCGCTCGGGATCACGAATGTCGACCCGATTTCCGCTGGTCTCCTCTTCGAGCGCTTCCTGTCGCCGGACCGCGACGGCCCACCCGACATCGACATCGACATTGAATCCGGCCGCCGCGAAGAAGTCATCCAGTACGCGTACGCGACCTACGGCCGCGAGAATGCCGCGCAGGTGGCGAACGTGATCACCTACCGCACCAAAGGTGCCGTCCGCGACGCCGCCCGCGCGCTCGGCTACCCGCAAGGTGCTGCCGACGCGTGGTCCAAAGGCATCGCCTCTCCTCCAGAGCGCGTCGTGACCTTGGCCGCGCAACTCAAGGGTCAACCCCGCCACCTGGGTATCCACTCCGGCGGCATGGTGATCTGCGACCGGCCCATTGCCGATGTCGTGCCCACCGAATGGGCGCGCATGGAAGGACGGTCCGTTGTGCAGTGGGACAAGGATGATTGCGCCGCTGCCGGCCTGGTCAAATTCGACCTGCTCGGCCTCGGCATGCTCGAAGCGTTGCACCACATGATCGACCTCGTGCGCGAGACCACCGGGCGCGAGGTCCACCTGTGGGAGCTCGATCTCGCCGACCCGAGCGTGTACGAGATGCTCTGCCGCGCCGACGCCGTCGGCGTGTTCCAGGTCGAGTCCCGCGCGCAGATGAACACTCTGCCGCGCTTGAAGCCGCGCCGGTTCTTCGACCTCGTCGTCGAGGTCGCCCTGATCAGGCCCGGCCCGATCCAGGGCGGGTCCGTGCACCCGTATCTGCGCCGGCGCGACGGGCTCGAGCCTGTCGACTACGAGCATCCCGTGCTCGAACGCTCCCTGGGCAAGACCCTCGGCATCCCCCTGTTTCAGGAGCAACTCATGCAGATCGCCGTCGATGCCGCCGGCTTCACCGGCGCTGAGGCTGACTCTCTGCGCCGCGCCATGGGCTCCAAACGCTCGCCCGCGAAAATGGCGGCGCTGCGCCAGCGATTCTTCGATGGCTGTTGGGCCACGAACCGGATCGACGACGCCACGGCCGACCGGTTATGGCAGAAGATCGTGGCGTTCGCCGCCTACGGCTTCCCCGAATCCCACTCGCAGTCTTTTGCCTCGCTGGTGTATTTCTCCGCCTGGTTCAAGCGCTACTACCCGGCCGAATTCTGCGTCGGCCTGCTGCGCGCCCAGCCGATGGGCTTCTACTCCCCGCAGTCCCTGATCCAGGACGCCCGCCGCCACGGCATCACCGTCCTGCCTGTCGACGTGAACGCCTCGGGCGTTGAAGCTCGATGCATCGACTCCGGCACCATCCGTGTCGGGCTGAACCTGATCAAAGGGCTGGGGGCGAAAGCTGCTGAAAGGATTGAAACGGCCCAGGCTAGTGCCACTTTCACCGGCATTCCGGACCTGTCCCGCCGTGCTGATTTATCTGTCGAGCACGTCGAAGCCCTCGCCCGAGCTGGGGCTTTAGATTGTTTTGGTGTGGACCGCCGTCAGGCCCTCTGGCAGGCCGGCGTCGCCGCCACCGAACGCGACGGTATGCTGCCGGGCCTCTCAGCTATCGGCGCCCCCGCGCTGCCCGGCATGAACTCTTTCGAACTCATGGCCGCCGACATCGCCGCCACCGGTGTGACCCCGGGGTTCATGCCGATGGAGAAGCTGCGCGGGGCCCTCCGCCGCGCCAACGTCGTGACCGCCGCCGACCTGAAACGCGTCCCCGACGGCACCCGCATCCGCGTCGCCGGCGTGGTCACTCACCGCCAAGCCCCGCGCACCGCCGCCGGCGTCACCTTCCTCGGCATGGAGGACGAGACCGGCCTGACCAACATCATCATTCCCAAAGGCCTCTGGAACCGGCAGAAGATTCTCGCCCGC
- a CDS encoding methionine ABC transporter permease, which yields MTATNQLLLAAGEVDWDRLGPTYLDAISDTLFMVIITMIVGGFFGLIIGLFLYTTRQGGVLQNKVVYWILNILVNFFRPIPFIIMIAMLYAVTLAVVGTTIGREAATFVMCVTATFTVARIVEQNLVAIDPGVIEAARAMGAGPWRIIRTVIIPEALGPLILGFTFIFIAVIDMSAMAGYIGGGGLGDFAIVYGYRAYQPEVTWVAVITIVVIVQLAQLLGNYLSRKVMRR from the coding sequence ATGACTGCCACGAACCAACTGCTTCTCGCCGCCGGCGAGGTCGACTGGGACCGTCTCGGCCCCACCTACCTCGACGCCATCAGCGACACACTGTTCATGGTGATCATCACCATGATCGTGGGCGGCTTCTTCGGCCTGATCATCGGCCTGTTCCTGTACACCACCCGCCAGGGCGGAGTGCTGCAGAACAAGGTCGTCTACTGGATTCTCAACATCCTGGTGAACTTCTTCAGGCCGATCCCGTTCATCATCATGATCGCCATGCTCTACGCCGTCACCCTGGCGGTGGTGGGCACCACGATCGGCCGCGAGGCCGCCACCTTCGTGATGTGCGTGACAGCCACCTTCACCGTGGCCCGCATCGTGGAGCAGAACCTGGTGGCCATCGACCCGGGCGTGATCGAGGCGGCCCGCGCAATGGGCGCCGGCCCGTGGCGCATCATCCGTACCGTGATCATCCCGGAAGCGCTCGGCCCGCTGATTCTCGGCTTCACCTTCATCTTCATCGCCGTGATCGACATGTCCGCCATGGCGGGCTACATCGGCGGCGGCGGTCTAGGCGACTTCGCCATCGTCTACGGCTACCGCGCATACCAGCCGGAAGTCACCTGGGTCGCTGTGATCACCATCGTGGTCATCGTTCAGCTGGCGCAGCTTTTGGGCAAC
- a CDS encoding methionine ABC transporter ATP-binding protein — translation MAAKAGTRIEFRDVNKVFRSGRKGPDVVALDNVNLTVEPGEILGVIGYSGAGKSTLVRMINGLDTPTSGQILLDGTDIVGMPAKQMREARRNIGMIFQQFNLFSSLNAAGNIEYPLKMTEMSAADRKARVAELLEFVGLAERGTNYPEQLSGGQKQRVGIARALATSPSLLLADEATSALDPETTQEVLALLKEVNERTGITIVVITHEMDVIRAIADKVAVMENGKVVEHGSVYQVFSDPQTQVAQRFVSTSLRNTPSEAEERELMDKEGRLFTVDLTAESGFFSAAAKLQERGVSLDVVHGSVTTLQDHSFGKMTVRLTGNQEVIEDFYSTLRQTTTINEITSGSAAAGSTALGAATNGEAH, via the coding sequence ATGGCCGCTAAAGCCGGCACCCGGATCGAATTCCGGGACGTGAACAAGGTGTTCCGGTCCGGAAGGAAGGGCCCCGACGTCGTCGCGTTGGACAACGTCAATCTCACCGTTGAACCGGGCGAGATTCTGGGCGTGATCGGTTACTCGGGTGCCGGCAAGTCCACGCTCGTGCGCATGATCAACGGGCTGGACACCCCTACCTCGGGCCAGATCCTGCTGGACGGCACCGACATCGTCGGCATGCCGGCCAAGCAGATGCGCGAGGCCCGCCGCAATATCGGCATGATCTTCCAGCAGTTCAACCTGTTCTCGTCGCTCAACGCGGCGGGCAATATTGAGTACCCGCTGAAGATGACCGAGATGAGCGCCGCCGACCGCAAGGCCCGCGTCGCCGAATTGCTCGAATTCGTCGGCCTCGCCGAGCGCGGCACGAACTACCCGGAACAGCTCTCAGGCGGCCAGAAGCAGCGCGTCGGCATCGCCCGCGCGCTCGCCACGAGCCCCTCGCTGCTGCTTGCCGACGAAGCCACCTCCGCCCTCGACCCCGAGACCACCCAGGAAGTCCTGGCTCTGCTCAAGGAAGTTAACGAGCGCACCGGCATCACGATCGTGGTGATCACCCACGAGATGGATGTCATCCGCGCCATCGCCGACAAGGTCGCCGTGATGGAGAACGGCAAGGTCGTCGAGCACGGCTCGGTCTACCAAGTCTTCTCCGACCCGCAGACCCAAGTGGCGCAGCGATTTGTGTCCACCAGCCTGCGCAACACCCCGTCGGAAGCCGAAGAGCGCGAGCTCATGGACAAGGAAGGCCGCCTATTCACGGTCGATCTGACTGCCGAATCCGGCTTCTTCTCCGCAGCCGCGAAGCTGCAGGAGCGCGGTGTGAGCCTCGATGTGGTCCACGGTTCCGTGACCACACTGCAGGACCACTCCTTCGGCAAGATGACCGTCCGTCTGACCGGCAACCAGGAAGTCATCGAGGACTTCTACTCCACTCTGCGCCAGACCACCACGATCAATGAGATCACCTCCGGCAGCGCAGCTGCCGGATCCACGGCCCTAGGCGCAGCAACGAACGGGGAGGCTCACTAA
- a CDS encoding MetQ/NlpA family ABC transporter substrate-binding protein has product MRLNRVIATAAASILAATGLVACSDSADNTAGEGGDDKVIRIGTTDSDQKAWSVFVDKAKEEGIDLELVPFTEYTPVNPALAEGQIDLNKFQHILYLAQYEASSGEDLRIVGSAEINTLGLFWKDHDSLDGIEGEKIAIPNDPSNQGRAINVLVQAGLVKVKEGADELNPTPADIDEEGSKVEITPVDASQTPTAYNQGDPAIINNNWLSRAGIDASTAVASDDPNSELAEPYINIFAVRAEDIDNPTYEKLVEIWQTPEVTDALNEDSNGTAVQVQKSKDELNEILDRLVEESK; this is encoded by the coding sequence ATGCGCCTCAACCGTGTTATCGCAACCGCAGCAGCCTCCATCCTGGCGGCTACCGGACTGGTTGCGTGCTCCGATTCCGCCGACAACACCGCAGGCGAGGGCGGGGACGACAAGGTCATCCGCATCGGCACCACCGACTCCGACCAGAAAGCTTGGTCTGTGTTCGTGGACAAGGCGAAGGAAGAGGGCATCGACCTCGAGCTCGTCCCCTTCACTGAGTACACCCCGGTGAACCCGGCGCTGGCCGAGGGCCAGATCGACCTCAACAAGTTCCAGCACATCCTCTACCTGGCCCAGTACGAGGCATCCTCCGGCGAGGACCTGCGCATCGTCGGCTCCGCCGAGATCAACACTCTCGGCCTGTTCTGGAAGGACCATGACTCCCTCGACGGCATCGAAGGCGAGAAGATCGCCATCCCGAACGACCCGTCCAACCAGGGCCGCGCCATCAACGTTCTCGTCCAGGCTGGCCTGGTCAAGGTCAAGGAGGGCGCCGACGAGCTGAACCCGACCCCGGCAGACATCGACGAGGAAGGCTCCAAGGTCGAAATCACCCCGGTCGACGCATCCCAGACCCCGACTGCCTACAACCAGGGCGACCCGGCGATCATCAACAACAACTGGCTCTCCCGCGCCGGCATCGACGCGTCCACCGCTGTCGCTTCCGACGACCCGAACTCCGAGCTGGCTGAGCCGTACATCAACATCTTCGCTGTCCGCGCCGAGGACATCGACAACCCGACCTACGAGAAGCTCGTCGAGATCTGGCAGACCCCTGAGGTCACCGACGCTCTGAACGAGGACTCCAACGGCACCGCCGTCCAGGTCCAGAAGTCCAAGGACGAGCTGAACGAGATCCTCGACCGCCTCGTGGAGGAATCGAAGTAA